Genomic DNA from Chitinivorax sp. PXF-14:
TGGTACGTAGTGAGGGCCTGCCTGGTATTGGCGGAGCCGTTCAATCAACGGGTATTGCGCAATTTCCGCGCTGTGCGGCGCGGCTGATCGGGGACCATGACAAGATGAACGACCATGTGAAGACGGTACAGGCAATCTATGAGGCATTCGGCCGGCGCGACATCGAGGCCATGCTCGGCTATCTGGACGACGACGTGAGCTGGGAAGAGTGGGACGACAACCAGGCGCAACTCGCCGGCGTGGCATGGATGGCGCCGCGCCGCGGCAAGGCCGGTGCGGCGGAGTTCCTGCGCATCGTCGGCGGCTTCACCTTTCACAGCTTCAATGTCGTGAGCCTGCTGGCGGGTGAGGACAAGGTGGCGGCCGAGGTGACGGTCGAGGCCTCGGTACCATCCACCGGCGGCCATTACCGCGACCAGGAAATGCACCTGTGGTGCTTCAACCCGGCGGGCAAGGTGGTGAGCTTCCGCCACTACCTCGACACGGCCAAGCATATCGCCGTGGCGAAAGGGAATAGCGACCTGCAGAACCCGGTGTAGCGGCGGGAGGCAGTCCACGGGCCGGACCGGCTGGTTTCACGTGAAACCAGCTATCAGGCCTGCCCGCCCAATAGTGCCGCCAGCTCGACGGCGGTCTTCACGCCCATCTTTTCGAGGATGCGGGCGCGGTGCACTTCCACCGTCTTCATGCTGATGTCGAGGTCGTCGGCGATCACCTTGTTGAGCTTGCCGGCAATGATCAGCTTCATCACCTCGCGCTCACGCGGCGTGAGCTGCGCCAGCCGCGCCTCGATGCCCTGCCTCGCGTGCCAGCGCCGGCGCTGCTCGGCGTCACGCTCGAGGCAGCGCTCGGCCATGTCGACGAGGTCGTTGTCGTTGAACGGCTTCTGGATGAAATCGGCGGCCCCGCCCTTGAGCGCGTTGACCGCCATCGGCACGTCGCCATGGCCGGTCAGGAAGATCACGGGCGGGTGATAGGGCTGGGCCTTGAGCGCATCGAACACCTCGAGGCCGGACATGCCCGTCATGCGCACATCGAGCAGGATGCAGCCGAACTTGTCGGGGTTGAAGTCGGCGAGAAACACCTCGCCCGAGTCGAACGCGACGGTTTCGTGCGCACGCGTCGAAAACAGCCAGGCGAGCGCCTCGCGCGTGTCCTGGTCATCATCGACGATACAGATGGGGCGCTCATTCGACATGGGCGGGTTCCTTTTCCACAATCACCGGCAGGGTAAAACAGAAACAGGCGCCGCCGGTGGCTGCCGCTTCAAACCAGAGATGCCCGTGATGGCTTTCGACGATGGAGCGACAGATATTGAGCCCCATGCCCATGCCTTCGGACTTGGTACTGTAGAACGGCATGAACAATCGCGCCACGTCGGCCTCGCCAATGCCGGGGCCGCTGTCCTCGATGCGCACCGCGACGCGGCCTTCGTCCAGCCGGTAGCGCACGGCCAGACGGCGCTGCCGCGCGGGGGTATCGGCCATCGCCTCGATGCCGTTCTTGATCAGGTTGAACAGTACCTGTTCGAGCATCACCCGGTCGGCCATCACGGCAACCGCGGCATTCGGCCGCTCGACGCTGAGCTTGACCGAGGACTTGCGCAGCTCGGCGGTCAACAGGCCGAGCACGGTATCGAGCATCTCGGCGAAATCGCAGCGGCTGCGGTGCGGCTCGCGCTTCTGCACGAATTCGCGGATGCCGCGGATGATCTGCCCTGCCCGCTTGGCCTGTTCGCCGATCTTGGTGAACGCCTGGCGCAGCATGCCCATCGACGGCTTGTCGTGCTCGAGCACGTTGAGGCCACCGGTGCTGTAGCTGGCGATCGCCGACAGCGGCTGGTTGAGCTCGTGCGCGAGGCTGGAGGCGATCTCGCCCATGCTGATCAGGCGTGCGGTCTGCTGCAGCTTTTCCGCCTGCTGACGCTCGAGATCGGCCGCATGCCTGGTTTCGGTAATGTCGGCCGCAATGTCGAGCCATACCTCGGCGCCATCGACCCAGGCGCTCTTGCGTCGATGCATGTGATACCAGCGCTGCGACGGCGCATGGTAGACCTCGATGTCGGCCGCCTCGGCCTGCGGGAACGGCACCATCGGCAAGGCGCACAGCGGCGGGCCATCGTCGGCCAGGCCGAACACGTTGCGGAAGGGCTGGTTACACATGAGCAGCTGGCCGCTCGACACCTGGCTGACCGACACAGCCGCGTCGAGCCCGTTGAGCAGCGTGACGAAGCGTTGCTGCGAGGCCCTGAGCGCCTCGCGCTCGCGCTTGAGCTCGGTGATGTCGTAGAGCGAGCCGACCCAGCCGACATGGCGGCCATCGGCGTCGATCAGTGGCGAGGAATACACGCGCACATCGATGCGGTTGCCGTTCTTGTGCATCATGCGCGTGGTGTAGCCGGTGGACGACACGTCGCCGCGCAGCACCGCGTTGAGCGAGTCGGCGCATTGCTTGGCGTCCTCGGGCGGCCAGTAGGGCAAGGGCGGCTCGGCACCGACCAGCTCGCGCTCGTGGTAGCCGATCAATTCGCAGAAGGCGCGGTTGACGTAGGTGATGCGGCCATGGCGGTCGAGCGCCGTCATGCCGGTGCGCATCGAGTCTTCCATCGCCTGGCGCCAGGCCGTCTCGCGC
This window encodes:
- a CDS encoding response regulator transcription factor; its protein translation is MSNERPICIVDDDQDTREALAWLFSTRAHETVAFDSGEVFLADFNPDKFGCILLDVRMTGMSGLEVFDALKAQPYHPPVIFLTGHGDVPMAVNALKGGAADFIQKPFNDNDLVDMAERCLERDAEQRRRWHARQGIEARLAQLTPREREVMKLIIAGKLNKVIADDLDISMKTVEVHRARILEKMGVKTAVELAALLGGQA
- a CDS encoding nuclear transport factor 2 family protein, translated to MNDHVKTVQAIYEAFGRRDIEAMLGYLDDDVSWEEWDDNQAQLAGVAWMAPRRGKAGAAEFLRIVGGFTFHSFNVVSLLAGEDKVAAEVTVEASVPSTGGHYRDQEMHLWCFNPAGKVVSFRHYLDTAKHIAVAKGNSDLQNPV
- a CDS encoding PAS domain S-box protein, with the protein product MKARRLSLPQRNRWLWLMPSVSVLLFVAALLSFLWLLHANEQEKRRDALIEDVLWLEQAIRLQLQTNQHTLENLARQIAAGGMDDIKFRSNIRILAATSAEVTAAAQLDVQGRVERQMPIDAMAPALFSQSDLVDTRQRTLRTALPNYSPVVYSPNGSPAVILFTPIIDTGRVVGLLTVRYSLKSLLQNLVPWWIAKRYQISITDIEGRLIASKVDLNLERSDDFHVINFDAFGYTLKLRADNYKRGSGILGQALPVTLIGLSLLMLASLWSLRQHMRERLAVEQRLKRETAWRQAMEDSMRTGMTALDRHGRITYVNRAFCELIGYHERELVGAEPPLPYWPPEDAKQCADSLNAVLRGDVSSTGYTTRMMHKNGNRIDVRVYSSPLIDADGRHVGWVGSLYDITELKREREALRASQQRFVTLLNGLDAAVSVSQVSSGQLLMCNQPFRNVFGLADDGPPLCALPMVPFPQAEAADIEVYHAPSQRWYHMHRRKSAWVDGAEVWLDIAADITETRHAADLERQQAEKLQQTARLISMGEIASSLAHELNQPLSAIASYSTGGLNVLEHDKPSMGMLRQAFTKIGEQAKRAGQIIRGIREFVQKREPHRSRCDFAEMLDTVLGLLTAELRKSSVKLSVERPNAAVAVMADRVMLEQVLFNLIKNGIEAMADTPARQRRLAVRYRLDEGRVAVRIEDSGPGIGEADVARLFMPFYSTKSEGMGMGLNICRSIVESHHGHLWFEAAATGGACFCFTLPVIVEKEPAHVE